The Desulfatibacillum aliphaticivorans DSM 15576 genome includes the window TGCCCATGTGAAACAAATTCTTGTTGACAGGGCTCGTGTTAAGCCTCAACAATTGAACTGGGCGCTGGAATCGGGTAGCAGAATTTTCCAAAAAAAAGATGACATTTGGGTCCTTTTCCATGCCATCAAATGGAGGATGGAGCACACTCGTCAAAATGCGCAGCCTTTTCCTAATCAAGCGGCAAAGGCAATCTGTTTCATATTGATGTATAGGCAAGGTGGGGAGCAAGGCCTCAACAGGACGCAAGCTCGAGCCTTTGCAACTCAAGCAATGAAAAGAATTCAGAATGAGCAAACCAAAGGCAATTTCAAGAATTTGTACTTTCAACTTGTCCGTTTATTGTTGTATTTACTGAGATTTCGAAAAGTTGATCCTGATTGCTTTAGCCCTGATTTTCCTATTACCATAAGCCCCTTCGAGAAAGCCTTGGAAAGTATGGATCATGCGGTGAATTATTTTACTAACCTAGGACAGTTCAATAAGGTTAATCAGGTGAAGCAGCTTCAAGAAGGGTTTGAGAAATATCTTAAATACGAAGGAACAGAGAATGTTATTGATGTTCTTGATGATTTGGCAGGCGAAGCATACTAAAGCCCAAGCCCTAAAACCGCGCAAATCACAGTATACAAATCTGAAAATTATGCTTCGTTCTTTGGAGGGATGGATTGATGTTGGTTATATATGTTGCTGTTTCATATAGACTTTTGAAATATAGACCATAAAATTATTTTTTTGGCCATATAATACCATTTCCTATTGTAAATGCAATTAATTTATGGTATCCTTCAGAAAAAGGAGGTACCATCTATGGCGCGACCAAAATCAGTAATTACGGCAGACCTTGCCCGTAGGGCGAACGAAGATCTGGAACTCCTTGATCAGCATAAGGTGATACAGAAACTTCGAGCTATTGCCGCCTCCGCCACCTATCCGATAGGAAATGTGGCGGAGGTGATGGGCGTAGCCAAGGAAACCATTTGGCGATGGGCCAAATCCTACGAAAAGGATGGGATGGAAGGTCTTTATCCAAAACCTCGCCGAGCGAAGTCTTCCAAACTTTCACCGAAGCAGAAGCAGGAAGTGCTGCAATGGATTGATAACTGCGAAACCCCGGAAGGGAAGCCGGTCCACTGGACCCTGGAGCGACTCAGGCAGTCTATCAAAGACCATTATGGCATCACGCTTGGCATCAATACTATTTGGGTTTGGCTTCGCAAAGAAGGTTGCAAACTAAAAACCCCTCGGCCCAGGCATTATAAGGGGGATGCTGCCGCCCAAGCAGACTTTAAAAAAAATTCCTGAAATCCTTCGGAAACGGCCTAAAGCTGAAGTATTTTTCTTTGATGAAGGGCGCTTCGGGCTTCAACCTGTTACTGGCAGGCGGTGGGCGAAGAAGGGGGAGCGGCCTGTTTCCGTGATTTGCCCCGGCTACAAGAATTTTTATCTGTATAGCGCGGTCAATCCCATATCCGGCGAGGACGTTACCCTGATCCTGCCATGGGTGAATACCGCCATGATGAATCTGTTTCTTGATTATTTGCACAAAACGCTAAAAAAGCGATCCTGCTTTTTGATCATGGATCAAGCCGGATGGCATAAAAGCGACGATTTGAAAGTGCCTTCTGGGATTGAAATCGTGCTGCTGCCGCCATACTCTCCGGAACTGAATCCTGTAGAGCGTCTTTGGCAATGGCTTAAACGGCACAGCCTGCGCAACCGGTTTTACGAAGATATTGATGCTGTGATGGATTCGGTTCAGGATTGCTTCCAGGGGATTACGCCGCAATTCCTAAAAAGCCTCTGCAACTGTGATTATTTGCAATAGAAATAGGAAATGGTATAATAGGGATTTACAAACAAAGAGAGACATACCAATAGCATTGAAAATACATAGTGCTTGTATGAGAGATTTGTATATACGATGATGATTCATCTCAAATCTCTCACACAGCTATTTACACAACAGGATCGAAATGAATCCTGCTTCTATACTGCTCAATCATGATCCTTCGAACTTCTTCCTGATGGCTCTGCTTACATATGACAGAATCGTGGATGGGTAGGCAGGGCATATTTTTCTGCATAGACTCCTCCAGGATGCCCTTCATTATTTCTGAGTCCCTAAATTGGAGTTCCAGACCGATGCCGGTGAAAAAGTCATTGGCAATAAGTGGATGCTTTTGTTTAAGACATGCAATGACCTTATCCGCCAATTTTGAATTTACACCCTCTGGATCTTTTACTCTGTACTCATTCCCCTCGTCGTCTTCTTTCGTGAGCAGGTATTGAAGTACTGCCTTTTTCGCGGATCCCTCTCCCTTGGCGTTGATGAGCATCATAGCGGCTTTTTTGACCAAGGTCCTGTCGATATCAGGAATATCGTATGGATCTTGTTTGTAGTCCATCCCTTTTAAATGATACAGCATCCGCAGATGGAGGCCCGAATAATCCAGTTCTACAGTGTCCTGACTATCAATCTGGATCGTCTTTCGAATGTCCTTCTTCAGGTTTTCATGGACTGCGCCGTAGAATCTGCCTCCATGCTGAAAATCCACGTTAAAGGAACGAAACATTCTAACGTCACGAATCCGGAACCTCCAGTTCAAAGGTTTGGCCATGATGGCGTCTCCCAGAGCTTTGGGGCTTTTAATACCTGACGATATGCGGCCATTCAAATGATTGTAGGCGACCTCCCGAATCCATTTAGGGGTCTTATGCACCAGAGCCGCTGTGATCAAAAACCCCGACAAGAATTTGTACAATTCTTCGAGAAAATGCCTGTTCTCGGTTATGTATTTGCAGTTTTTTGCCACGTAAGGGTTTGAAGATACAAGAATTATCTTCTGTCCCTGAACTACCTCAGTCTTTGTATACAAAGTACACCCGTCCATGTAGCTTATTTTTTGTTTGGCCTCTCGTAAGACAACTAAGTCCCTGTCGAAGACAGGCGGCGCAAATTGAATCTGCTCGAAGATCTTGAAGATCAATATGGGTTGGGGATGGGCGAGAGACGACAGACGATTTTTGCGTTGATGCCGCCTTTCAAATATCACCCAACCGGTCTTTTCAAGGTCCTT containing:
- a CDS encoding helix-turn-helix domain-containing protein, with translation MARPKSVITADLARRANEDLELLDQHKVIQKLRAIAASATYPIGNVAEVMGVAKETIWRWAKSYEKDGMEGLYPKPRRAKSSKLSPKQKQEVLQWIDNCETPEGKPVHWTLERLRQSIKDHYGITLGINTIWVWLRKEGCKLKTPRPRHYKGDAAAQADFKKNS
- a CDS encoding IS630 family transposase yields the protein MLPPKQTLKKIPEILRKRPKAEVFFFDEGRFGLQPVTGRRWAKKGERPVSVICPGYKNFYLYSAVNPISGEDVTLILPWVNTAMMNLFLDYLHKTLKKRSCFLIMDQAGWHKSDDLKVPSGIEIVLLPPYSPELNPVERLWQWLKRHSLRNRFYEDIDAVMDSVQDCFQGITPQFLKSLCNCDYLQ